cTAATTATCTGATTTCGCATGTGATTCACCGACAAAAGATTGCTAAGCTAGACGACATTTTAAcagatatattatatatatatcatatatattgcGACTATGGATCAACTGATGTCTTCGCAAAGATGGATAATCTATTAACATAACTAGAGGGCCATTTTAGGCATGAGTATTAGATACGGGTATATCATGTCCAATTCTTCTATGAAAAATTTCATGTACTTAAACGAACCTTAAAATGTAATATTCCCATATTTATGTCTAGATATGCTTCGGATATATAGGAATCTAACATAGATATTTCGAATAAAATGAGAGCCGGAAAAAGATAGTAGGCCATAGCAGATAACAAAGAGCCTGAAATGTTTCACTTAAGAAGAagaatatacatataaacaatGATAACATTAATGGCTGAGACAACCCcatgttatataaaaaaaaaaaaaccctaaaaaatggATTAAGGTCCACCCCGCAGGTGTTTCCGATCATGAATCACCAAATAAGCACTAGTCATCTCTTCTATAAGCCACATACTCCATGAAGAAACATGAAATTGCTATTAATGAAACTCGTAGCATCTAAGAACAGAAGCTAATGATGGTCATTGGCATGTAGGCTATTAAGTTACTATGTGATTTACTATGGTATAAGCTCTAGCTATTGTTGAGGCAAAAGCAGAAAAGATAAATATACAATCAATAATGGCAGAAATTCGTCTGAGCACTAGTCCTACAGATGATGCCCACGATCACCTTGATATTGCATCAAAACTAAAGGTGGAGTGAACAGTGGAATAGTGCAGTGAACTGAGAGTTCATACCTCAGGCCAACTGTGGGGTCTTTACATCtgtttggctggtttagatttAGCATCCCCATTTCCAGGAAAGGGTGGAACTGTAGGGAGATCATTATCAGCAGTTGCTACCACAGCAGCCGTCTTAGATGTTCTCACTGTAGGTGAAAAGAAAGTTTTCGGAACTCCATAGTTAACGAATCCTTGTTGATTCCCAGTCTCAGCTCTATGGCTGAGTGGGCATCTTTGACTACCTATCTCCATTCTAGCTAATGTTGAACAACACATTCCTGTGATTGAAAGGAGCAGCATTGTCAAATTACCACTTTTAAGATAGCAAACATAATACACCATAAGATGGATAACATATACAAATTGAACAAGTACACTCTTTGCCACTTCACAGATAGCAATTTACTTCAGCACACTAGGATCAGAGAGATTGCACCTAGCCTTGAAAAGTACAGCAGCAAAGCTGATTGTGCTGAAGCAAACTCTCATTCTAGAGAACCCATCAATCATGAACCATGTTTTACATAGGCCATCATACAACAAGCATCCAAAGTTAAGGAACCTATTTCAAATACCTGTGAAACAAAATAATCTACCTCctaaattcaaacatatcaaCTTTATTTTTCTGGTATCTCCTTCGTTTAGACATATATAAACTGACTATTAATTGGTGTCATTTGGAATTTTTGATAAACTGGTTCTTTCCTAGTTAATGAGGAAGTTTTTCATTGTTTGCAAGGATGGTTTCACCATTTGAAATTTCTTCCTTTTTGCTGCATGGAATATAATTCATTATGAATCGAATTTTCAGAAAAGGGAGTGGGAAACTTGCCCTTTATTTCTCCAAAAGTGATAAGCCTATTAAGACAATCTCGGAACTTTGTCAAAACAACTCTTTCATGCTCTGCATCAATCTCTATCATGCCCTTTCCACAAGGCAATTGTGAAACAGCTGCTGTGAACGTTGTGTCTTGTTCATCACACATCAATGCCAAAGTTCCTGGAGACATAAGGCTTCCCTCTGGCATATCAGCAACATCTGTGCAAGAATTCTCAGGGCCAGATTTAACAGCCTGGTTCGCACTCGAACAATTGTCAGCCCTGGTTTTTTCAGCAATAAAATCCTTCTGGCTTTCCAGCCTGTCTTGAGTAGATGATGCAAAGGAAATTTCTGAGTGATCTTCTGCCCCTTCAATCAAACTTCTCTGGTCTGAATGTATACAGAAATTAAAGTAAGATCCATTAGATGAAAAGTTGCAATTCATCAACTTCTTCTGACAGATTCAAAAATAATTGCTAAAAACATAATCCAACTagtatttcttaaaaatacttGCTAGAACAAATATGGTCTAAACTGAAGTAGAGAAAATATTTACAGAAACAACATCAATAACaattttcataacatttttaattcaaaGGAAGACTCTTAACTTTAAAAGCTGACATTACATCTTCAAGTAAAACAAAAGTTGTACGAGTAATTTATTcatcacaaagaaaaaaaattgtaccaTTAATCTCTTTGGATGATTCAAATAAACAGCATTATGCAAATCTTTTTCTATAAGAGAGAAATACATCAGTAGACAAATGTAGCTAGAGATGAATATAGCAAAGCAAGTATAAGTTGATGATCATACATGACAACTTTCACTGTGTTCTTGGATAAATAAGCACAAATGATCTTCTGCCTACTCATGTAAAAACGTGAATTAAGCACTGAAGCATATCAGGAACTAGACACTTCAAATTAGACCATAGAATTGAATTGTTTTACAAGCACTCCATATACCTGCAAGTATCTTTGCAGCTTCTCTGGATAGAACTACCAAAACAGAGCAAAGCTCCTTCAAGTCCTGCTTTTGAATAATGTCCGCTAACAGAGACCTTCCACCAAAATGCATAAATTAGTTTCTATAACAAGCAGACTATAAATATCTTTCCGTCAAGACTCTTCATTTACCTATATGATAATTTTGATGGGCCTACTGCAGTACCAGCACAAGAAACTGACATAGAAGACAAGGAAGAGGAGGGAATAGAAGCTCTGACAAGATTTGTCTGATTAACATATAAAGTAAGCAGCATCCATAAGTTTTAGAAGCATAAACTAAAAGCAATGATGAGAAAGCTTTTACACTGACAGTGGCAGGAGAATGAGAACGGGAAAACTAAATTCACTAGCTGAGCACACATTCTTTTCTATCAAAACAGAAGTACTATTGTAAGATTATTCAAATAAGATTTGGAAAGTTTATCCAAAGCGAAATGCCCATAATTATGCATACACCTATTTACCTGTTGCAAATGTCCAAGACTGTGAACAGATGGATCCTTGGCAGTTGACCCCAAAAGGAATTCCTGACTTTTTCTCTTCTTAGACACTGGGGCAGATGCATAACCAGATGACCCAATTGCTCCAGTTGTGGTAGCATTTGCTGCCTGCTGGATGTATGCCATATTGTTGGCATAGTCACCATGAAATAGAGCCTGTCTCTCTTCGCTCCCCTTAAATTTTTTGCAGCCCATGCATTTGCAGCTTTCGTAGCAAAGAATGTTGGCTTGGAAACACTCACAGTACTTTCTAAGACACCCAGATCTTTTACAATGGCATCCTTTGCTGTGCTTTCCCAGCATCAAAACTTCCCCAGCCTCCTAAAGATGATCCAAATTAGTTCATATGAGAATGCCAATTGCAGCaagatttatcaaataaaaaaggcATTCATgttatactttaaattttatgttttgctattaaaaaaaaaaaagctcagCTCAGGCCCATTTTCCAAGAGTGTAACCATACAGAATTTAGAGAAGAGGATATCAAATATGTGATAAAATCAAATGCATTGTCATACATTTCAACAGAAGGATATCATTTTAAAT
This sequence is a window from Gossypium raimondii isolate GPD5lz chromosome 5, ASM2569854v1, whole genome shotgun sequence. Protein-coding genes within it:
- the LOC105769119 gene encoding protein tesmin/TSO1-like CXC 5 isoform X1 encodes the protein MDVASWSPAAASVNQQQQPQIKQQVAATISVAAGQSHPLTTASSSIVKPESLKAKTRPNELNDEAPKKQKHSNCKHSRCLKLYCECFSSGMYCDECNCVNCYNNVEYEAVRRDSVGATLKSNLNAFRPKINSSSHGAKDNKEAGEVLMLGKHSKGCHCKRSGCLRKYCECFQANILCYESCKCMGCKKFKGSEERQALFHGDYANNMAYIQQAANATTTGAIGSSGYASAPVSKKRKSQEFLLGSTAKDPSVHSLGHLQQTNLVRASIPSSSLSSMSVSCAGTAVGPSKLSYRSLLADIIQKQDLKELCSVLVVLSREAAKILADQRSLIEGAEDHSEISFASSTQDRLESQKDFIAEKTRADNCSSANQAVKSGPENSCTDVADMPEGSLMSPGTLALMCDEQDTTFTAAVSQLPCGKGMIEIDAEHERVVLTKFRDCLNRLITFGEIKGMCCSTLARMEIGSQRCPLSHRAETGNQQGFVNYGVPKTFFSPTVRTSKTAAVVATADNDLPTVPPFPGNGDAKSKPAKQM
- the LOC105769119 gene encoding protein tesmin/TSO1-like CXC 5 isoform X2 translates to MDVASWSPAAASVNQQQQPQIKQQVAATISVAAGQSHPLTTASSSIVYCECFSSGMYCDECNCVNCYNNVEYEAVRRDSVGATLKSNLNAFRPKINSSSHGAKDNKEAGEVLMLGKHSKGCHCKRSGCLRKYCECFQANILCYESCKCMGCKKFKGSEERQALFHGDYANNMAYIQQAANATTTGAIGSSGYASAPVSKKRKSQEFLLGSTAKDPSVHSLGHLQQTNLVRASIPSSSLSSMSVSCAGTAVGPSKLSYRSLLADIIQKQDLKELCSVLVVLSREAAKILADQRSLIEGAEDHSEISFASSTQDRLESQKDFIAEKTRADNCSSANQAVKSGPENSCTDVADMPEGSLMSPGTLALMCDEQDTTFTAAVSQLPCGKGMIEIDAEHERVVLTKFRDCLNRLITFGEIKGMCCSTLARMEIGSQRCPLSHRAETGNQQGFVNYGVPKTFFSPTVRTSKTAAVVATADNDLPTVPPFPGNGDAKSKPAKQM